The DNA sequence CGGTGGGCGCGAAGGTGACGCTCCGCGGCGCGCGCATGTACGAGTTCCTCGACCGGCTGATCTCGATCGCGCTGCCACGCATCCGCGACTTCAGGGGCCTCAACCCCGGCTCGTTCGACGGCCGCGGCAACTACTCGCTCGGCGTGCGCGAGCAGATCATCTTCCCTGAGATCAACTACGACGACATCCAGCAGGTACGCGGCCTCGACGTGACGATCACGACCAGCGCCGAGACCGACGATCACGCCCGCGCCCTTCTGCAGGCACTCGGCCTGCCGTTCGGCGAAGGGCCAAGGAGGGA is a window from the Candidatus Binatia bacterium genome containing:
- the rplE gene encoding 50S ribosomal protein L5; amino-acid sequence: MSAAATDTYTPRLKVRYESEIRPQLKDDLGLDSVMQVPRLQKITLNMGVGEAKTDAKLLDSAVEELTTIAGQRAQVRRARKSIAQFKVREGMPVGAKVTLRGARMYEFLDRLISIALPRIRDFRGLNPGSFDGRGNYSLGVREQIIFPEINYDDIQQVRGLDVTITTSAETDDHARALLQALGLPFGEGPRRD